The stretch of DNA CCCGGCGCTGGTGGATCGGCTCGCCGATCGCCCGGATGGCCTGCGCGAAATCGTCGACGGAATGGTGCGAGGGGACGTAGCCGGCCTCGAAATGTACCTCCGCCACCCGGCGGTAGTCGCGCAGGATGAAGCCCAGCAGAATTTCGGCGAGGAAGCGGCGCTCCTTCAGGCCGAGCCGGCCCATGATGCCGAAATCGACCGCCACCAGCCGCCCGGCCGGATCGACGAACAGGTTTCCGGGATGCATGTCGGCGTGGAAGAAACCGTCCCGGATCGCGTGACGCAGGAAGGACTGGATCACGGTCCGCCCGAGCGCCGCCACATCGTGGCCGGCCTCGACGATCGCCGCGCGGTCGTTGAGGCGGATGCCGTCGATCCACTCGCTCGCCAGCACGTCGCGCCCGGTCAGTTCCCAGACCGGCTGCGGCACCCGGAACTCGGGGTCGTCCTTGATGTTCTCGGCCAGTTCCGAGAGGGCGGCGGCTTCGAGCCGCAGATCCATCTCCATGGCGACCGAGCGGGCGAGCGTCTCCACCACCTCGCGCGGGCGCAGGCGCTCGGCCTCGGGGCGCAGGGCCTCGACCACCCGGGCCATGAAGCGCATCGCCTGGATGTCGCGGGAGAAGCGCTCGCGCACCCCCGGCCGCATGATCTTGACCGCGACCACCCGCTCGGTGCCGTCGGCCTCGACGAGATGCGCCTTGTGGACCTGCGCGATCGAGGCGGCGGCGATCGGCTGGCTGAAGGAGGTGAACAGCTCAGCGACCGGCTTGCCGAGGGTCGCTTCGAGGATGCCGACCGCCACGTCCTGTGGGAAGGGCGGCACCCGGTCCTGCAGGCGCTCCAGGTCGCGGGCCGCCGCCATGCCGACGATGTCGGGCCTCGTCGCCAGGAACTGGCCGAACTTGACGTAGGACGGCCCGAGGCGGGTCAGCGCCGCGGGCAGGCGGCCGGCGCCGAGGCCCGGGCGTTCCAGCTTGCGGCCGAACCGCAGGACGAGGCGCAGGTGGGGCGGCAGGGCGGCCTCGTCCACGAAGGCGAGGGCGCCCTCGCGGGCCATCACCCAGCCGACATGGATGCCCCGGGCGAGGTGGGCGACGACGCTCAGCACGGGAAAGGCCTCACGCGAGCTTCCAGCCGGAATGGATGGCGCAGATGCCGCCCGAGAGCGGACGGTGGGTGACGTGGCCGAAGCCCGCCTCCTCGATCATCCGGGAAAAGCTCCCGGGGGTCGGGAAGCGGCGGATCGACTCGACGAGGTACTGGTAGGATTCCTTGTCGCCCGCCACCATCGCGCCCAGCCGCGGGATCACCTTGAACGAGTAGGCCTCGTAGATCTTGTCGAGCCCCGGCACGTCGACATGGGAGAATTCGAGGCACAGGAAGCGGCCGCCGACCTTGAGCACCCGGTGGGCCTCGGCCAGCGCCAGCTCGATCCGCGGCACGTTCCGGATGCCGAAGGCGATGGTGTAGGCGTCGAAGGTGCCGGCCGGCAGCGGCAGCGACTCGGCGTTGCCGGCGACGAAGTCGATGCGCGAGCCGTACCGGTGGCCCGCCCGCTCGCGGCCGACCCCGAGCATCGCCTCGTTGATGTCGAGCACCGTCACCTTGGTGTCGGGCCCGCCGGCCTCAAGGGTGCGGAACGCGATGTCGCCGGTGCCGCCGGCGACGTCCAGCAGCCGGAACGGCCGGGTGCGCGACGGGCGAAGCGTCGACACGAAGGCGCTCTTCCACGCCCGGTGCAGGCCCCCGGACATCAGGTCGTTCATCAGGTCGTAGCGCTTCGCCACCGAGCGGAAGACCTCGTTGACGCGGTCCTGCTTCTCCGCGAGCCTGACGCGCTCGAAGCCGAAATCGGTGCTGGTCTCGTCGCCGGCCATGCCTTGAGGTCCCCTGTCGTGGCGGCCTGCATAGCGAAGCCGCGGGCAAAGCACCATCTTGGGGAGCGCGTTCGAGGCGTGCGCTTCGTCGCGCCCACAGCGGACCGGCTCAGGCCTCCGGCCCGGCGGCGAGGCGGTACAGCCCGTCCTCGTCCTTCGTCACCAGAAGGAGCGGCTGCCCGGCTTTGTCAGTCTTCGACGGGCCGCTGTCCTGTTCGAGGAGTTCCTTGATCCGCTCGGCGTCGCGGCCTCCCGGGTTCTGCGCGGCGGTGACGAGGCTGTCGAGCGAAATGCCGAGCTTGTCCAGCCCCAGATGCTGCTCGATGAGATGGAACAGCAGGTCGGGCGTCTTCTGCTGCAGCAACACCTCGACCGTCTTGGAATCGAGCTTCATCCGCGCGGCGATTCCGGAGATCATGGCCCCGTCATCCGGATTCGCGGTGAGCTTGAGCATAGTGTCCTTGATCGCCGCGCCGAATTCCTCGAACGTCCTGTAGTGCGACCGCTCGACGCCGAGCACCTGGCCCAGCTGCTCGACGCGCTGCATCAGCAGCTTCTCGCCTGTCACGTGGTTCACGCTGAACAGGGCGGCGGTCGCCGCGGCCCGGGCCTTCGCGTCGGTGCCCTGGCCGAGGGCCAAGGGGTCTTTCGCCGGATCCTGCGGCTTGAGGCTCGGGGAGGTCACCGGTGGCACGGTAGGATCATCGCGAAGGGCGGTCCGTTGCAACATCTGCAGGGCCGCGATCCCGGTGGTGGGGACAATCTGCATCGCACACTCCGCCGCCTGGGGCATCGGGTCGTGATCGGGAGCGAAACCTCGCCGCCATCGATCAGCAACATGCGGAATTTAACCTAAGGTCACGTAAATACCGGCGACTGCACGCAACGGTT from Methylobacterium aquaticum encodes:
- the ubiB gene encoding 2-polyprenylphenol 6-hydroxylase, with the protein product MLSVVAHLARGIHVGWVMAREGALAFVDEAALPPHLRLVLRFGRKLERPGLGAGRLPAALTRLGPSYVKFGQFLATRPDIVGMAAARDLERLQDRVPPFPQDVAVGILEATLGKPVAELFTSFSQPIAAASIAQVHKAHLVEADGTERVVAVKIMRPGVRERFSRDIQAMRFMARVVEALRPEAERLRPREVVETLARSVAMEMDLRLEAAALSELAENIKDDPEFRVPQPVWELTGRDVLASEWIDGIRLNDRAAIVEAGHDVAALGRTVIQSFLRHAIRDGFFHADMHPGNLFVDPAGRLVAVDFGIMGRLGLKERRFLAEILLGFILRDYRRVAEVHFEAGYVPSHHSVDDFAQAIRAIGEPIHQRRADEISMAKVLTLLFDVTALFDMSTRTELVMLQKTMVVVEGVARSLDPRLDMWTTAEPVVRAWLTRNLGPIGRADQARRAVLTLADVVADVPDLAQRVKRVLVRLDEEGLREVTRVERRIRIETKRMVWSTLALWAIAGSLLAIALR
- the ubiE gene encoding bifunctional demethylmenaquinone methyltransferase/2-methoxy-6-polyprenyl-1,4-benzoquinol methylase UbiE; this translates as MAGDETSTDFGFERVRLAEKQDRVNEVFRSVAKRYDLMNDLMSGGLHRAWKSAFVSTLRPSRTRPFRLLDVAGGTGDIAFRTLEAGGPDTKVTVLDINEAMLGVGRERAGHRYGSRIDFVAGNAESLPLPAGTFDAYTIAFGIRNVPRIELALAEAHRVLKVGGRFLCLEFSHVDVPGLDKIYEAYSFKVIPRLGAMVAGDKESYQYLVESIRRFPTPGSFSRMIEEAGFGHVTHRPLSGGICAIHSGWKLA